TTCACGTGAAAACCAGCCGTACTTCCAGGAACACTGTCGCTGGATGCCAGACTTCCTGCTTCCTTGTTGTTTTTCCTATCTCTTCCTGCACTTCTTTTTTGGGCCACCAGCGTTTGACTGGTCTTTTCTCAGCTTTCTCCAATgccgtttttatttatttgatcgTCCAAGTTCAGGCCTCCAGCACATTGACAGAATCGACCCATCGTGACCCCGTGTTAACCTCTACCATTGTTGCGGGCCGTTCTCATGGCCCCTCCTCTCCGTGGTTCACTGTCCCAGCCTGGGGCGATATGTCGGCATGCACTTCCTGTAAATTCCAGCAGGCCCAAGGAGCGTTCCCTCCTTCATGCTGTCATTTGTTTGCCAGGGCAACACCCAGGTCCTAAACTCTCGTGTGTCTCTGCAGTGGAGGGCAAACCTGAGCAGCTGCCCTCAGTCTCCAACATCAAGTGTTTCACTCTTGGCCTGTGTGTTGCAACACACAACATGTGAATTTACACAATATCACGCCTCCCTAAGagccaggccccgcccacatctCCCACAGAGACACGCCACGGACGGATGACGAGCGTCACGTGGCGTCCACGCCGCCCAAGCTCGTTATTGAGTTACAGTCATTTtaacaaggagaaggaaatggaGCCAAGTGAAAGGAGCGGCGGGCTGCTCCTGCCTCGTGCCtccctgcaggctgctgctatCTGACCCCCTTCAAGCTCAGGACATTTgctccactgctgctcctcttcctcgctcccTCACTGCCCTTATTTGGGAGCGAGCATGACATTATCATCCTCAAGTATGTGCAGAATCAACATTTGGGGCTgggaaagctgctgctgtctgttgtGGTGTGGGAGGTGTGGGAGGTGCTGAGGCCTGGCCTGGATGAGCAGCATACCTGTGTTTCACAGGCCAACCTGTCCAATACGCCGCCTTATTTTATCCTCCTGGAAGAAGCTTCCTAGGCAGGATGTTCACTCCCGCCATCATGGGATGGAATGCTAACATTACTGCAGAGAAGCTTCACACATGAGAATATCACACTATACAAGTAGCAACAGTCTTAGTGTGTGTTGCTCCATGGCGTGCACGGAGACACACGTGGTGCGGTCTGTGGGTTTAGACTAGAGCGGATCGAGAGCTAGCTTCGTCCTCGCTGACTTTGATAAGActttgttgccaggcaacaaaTACAGTTCCTGCACCATTAGAACATTTACCCCTGCTCCAATGAACAAACTCTAAATACTCAGCTAGCCCGTACCTGGGGTGGGACACGCCTGGAAGCACACCGAGCAGAGCGCTTTGCAGAGACTGTAGCCGTGACGACAgtctgaggatgatgatggtgatggtgtgatGAAGAGCAGTGCGGAGTTTTGTGACTCTATCAATGAATCAGACCTCATCGACAGTCAGGAGCAGCTAAGAAGACTCCATCGTATTCCTCCCAGCCTCTGGGACCCTACTAATGAGTGACtgtggggggggttcagggTGGGAGGGGTAGGAGCAGCCTGGGGTCTGACCTTGTTCCATCACAtccagggggggtgggggggggggggggtgagggtctGCTtcggctgcagctccacagctcaGGGACCTGGACAGACATACTAAACTGGCTGATTAGCCTTTACACTAATGAGTGCGTCTATAGGCAGGAACAGAGGGGCGTCACATGGTACCAAAGGCCTGTTTGTcgcctctttcttttcctcttctggTTGGTGCTTGGAGGTTATTTGACAGCCTGTCAGGGTTCTGTTGGTCTGGGCCCATGTCGGGGGACACGTGAGCTCTAATTCCCTCCCTGTTGGTGGTGAGACACGTTATCACGAGAGGTGGGCTCCAAACAGCTGATTTGTCTGGATTAGCTTGTTTTTAATAATCAGACTTCTATATTTCCATCTCAACTCACGCTCTTAACACCTGAATATTGTGTTGCCTTTTGATTTGTGTACTTTTTTGTCTTtaagcaggttttttttgtggtgTTGCGGAGAAATGTCGCCGATTCTCCTCCAACACACGTTCATTGTAGTGATGAAGCCTGTTCTGACTCCTCTAACCACAGCGTACTAATCCTAGCCAGCAGCATCCTCACCTCCCTGCACGTCCCCACATACTCCAACAAGTGCTTAGCTCATTCCAAACGAATCTGCAGAGCTGGTTAACGCGTTAAATCATGCATGAACGCGGGGCACAGGGCGCCGGCGCCATCGGGCGGTGTAACAGGAGCAGAGTGGCACTCCTCTTCACAGCttaagaggaggagaggagctcgGAGGGAGCGCAGCCAGACAGGATTAGGAGTAGGTCTGGTCTGGTTGTGCACGCTCCGTGAGGGTGTGGCGACCTGAACTTGACCTCTGAGTTTGAGCCCTGAACATTCCCAGACTCAGAGGTCAAACTGTCACATGTGGGAATCTTTCTGTCATCAGCACGGCTGGAGCCTCGTTCTGGCCTCCAGACCTGAGAAGGCTCAGAGGACGTTTGCTCCTGCTGTCGTACTCGGGACAGAACCCACCAGAGAACGCATCGGTTCTGACCTCTCCGGTGATCCGTGGGGGCCATGGCAGGGTTTACTGGTCACCAGTGTGTTTGTACTAACCAGTAGTGAGTAGACCCGAGCTGACCCGTGCTGTCTGTGCCACGGTCGGGGACCGGTCGGGTACATTGAAGAACTTCTGCAACATTAGAAGCTAACAAGTGTCAGGTTGAATGTTGGTAACAGCCGTGATGTGAGTAGATGGGTCACATGAGCGTCTGCTCTGCTCTGGGACCCATGCTGAGTCATCATGGCGCATCTCCAATAGCAACGTCTGCATCACCATGAAAATATCCATCCCACATGGAACCATGAccgctcactcgctcactcgctcactctctcactctctcactctctctcactctctctctctcactcgctcactctctcactcactcactcactctctctcactcactcactcacttgctctcactcactcactcactctctctctctcactcactcacttgctctcactcactcactctctctcactcactcactcactctctctctctcactcactcacttgctctcactcactcgctcactctctctctcactctctctctcactcactcactctcactctctctcgctctcactcACCTGctctctcactcgctctcaCTCGCTCACTTGTCGCTCACTTGcttgctcgctcgctctctctcactcgctctctcactcgctctctcgctcactTGTCGCTCACTCACTATCTCGCTTgctcgctcactctctctcactcactctctcactcgctctcGCTCACTTGTCGCTAACTCACTATCTCGCTTgctcgctcactctctctcactcactctctcactcgctctctcgctcactTGTCGCTCACTCACTATCTCACTCTCTCAAtcactctctcactcgctcactTGTCGCTCACTCACTATCTCGcttgctcgctcgctcactctcactcactctctctcactctttcactcgctctctcactctctctcactcactcactctctcactcactctctctcactctttcactcgctctctcactctctctcactcactcgctcactcactaTCTCGCTTGctcgctcactctctcacactcactcaatcactctctcactctctgtctcactctctcactcactctctctcactctttcactcgctctctcactctctctcactcactcactcactcgctcgctctctcgctcactTGTCGCTCACTCACTATCTCGCTTGctcgctcactctctcacactcactcaatcactctctcactctctgtctcactctctcactcactctcactcactcactcactcactcactcactcactcactcactcactcactcatcaaAGGAATATCAAACCCAGATCCAatcccttctgggggctcctgACAGTTTTGGGTCTGTAGGTAACATTTTCATGCCTTGTCCccccccgtgcccccccccccattaccccccctcctctttcatcACATCCACTTCCAGGACAGGAAATTCTTCAAAGGATTCTTTACAAAAGTAAGTTATTGCtttgtgtgtctgagagtgtCTCTTATCTGttgttcttttccctcctcctcttcctcctcctcctctttctcctcctcctcctccttcttctcctcctctttctcctcctcctctttctcctcttcctcctcctcttcctccttctcctcctcctcctctcctcctcctcttcctcctcctcgttctcctctttctcctcctccttttcctcctcctcctcctcttcctcctcctccttttcctcctccacctcctcctcgttctcctctttctcctctttcctcctcctcctccttctcctcctcctcctcttcctcctctttctcctcctcctcctcctcctcctcttcctcctctttctcctcctcctcctcctcctcctcttccttctcctcctcctccctctcctccttcctctcctcctcctcctcttccttctcctcctctttcctcttcctcctcctcctcctcgttctccctctttctcctcctcctcctcgttctcctccttctcctcctcctcctcttccttctcctcctcctcttcctcctcctcctcctcctcgttctcctctttctcctcctcctcctcctcctcctcttccttcctcctcctcctcctctttctcctcctcctcctcctcttcctcctcctcctcttcctcctcctcctcttcctcctctttctcctcctcctcctcgttctcctccttctcctcctcctcctcttccttctcctcctcttcttcctcctcctcctcctcctcccctcctcctcccctctcccccccccccccccccccataactcCTCCCCCTTTGATCAGGCTGGGAGCGTCCCTGTCACCAGGCTGTGGACGGCTgctgatgcatgtgtgtgtgtgtgtgtgattctggGGGTGttaacaagtgtgtgtgttctctccttcagctccaccaaCCACATCTACTGTTTTGTGGACaagtctttttcctttttatgcaCATCAATATTTATTGTCCTAATCTGAGGTCACCACTGATTTCACGCCAACACTCCTTTTATTACGACCCAAAACCTTTCAACACACCTGCTGACTTGTCTTCTCTCATCTTTACCTGCGGTTTCTTTTACAGGTGTGTTCTGTGTGCACCTTTACCTTGACTAATGCCTTAACTAGGTACCAGGGTGGTACAGAGGGAAGTCATTCGCAGATGTGCCCTTTGACCCCCGGTTCTCCTCTTGTGCTTCCTCGGCAGGCTGGGAAGAAAGCGGTGCGGGCCGTGTTGTGGGTGTCAGCGGACGGTCTGCGCGTGGTGGACGACAAGACAAAGGTAATAGTGGCGGGTGGCGACCCCTGGCGGCAGCGCCTGGTACTGCACCAGCGGAAcaggctgttggggggggggggggggggggcaaaagagaAGGCAACGTTATAAATAATGCAGCTTGGTCAGAATGCAGATGGTGcagttttgttattatttttctgaCTGTCCCTGCTTAGAAATCACATTCTGATGAAGGTTGTCGGCTTATTTCGTCTTATAGCCGATGTGACTAAAGCCCGTTTCCCTGGGCCAAAGGATTCCAGTTCTTTCTAATGAGAGCAAAATGCTTTTTTACAGGACTTAATTTTGGACCAGACAATCGAGAAGGTATCGTTCTGCGCTCCGGACCGTAACTTCGAGAGGGCGTTCTCTTACATCTGCAGGGACGGCACCACGCGGCGCTGGATCTGCCACTGCTTCATGGCCATGAAAGACTCCGTAGGAGACGTCCTCtcgccttcctgctgctgctgctgctgctgctgctgctgctgctgctgctgctgccgggtcGGTTCTGAAGCGCTGTGTTGTGCCTGCAGGGGGAGCGGCTCAGCCACGCCGTGGGCTGTGCCTTCGCCGCCTGTCTGGAGCGCAAACAGAAGCGGGAGAAGGAGTGCGGCGTCACGGCGACCTTCGATGCCAACAGGACCACCTTCACCCGGGAAGGCTCCTTCCGCGTTACCACGGCAACAGAGGCGgcggagagggaggaagtgatgaGGCAGCTGCAGGATGCTAAAAAGGGTGTGAAACGTTGAGCCGTGAGCCCGAGGTGGCAGCGTGCTGAGCTGTGGCGTCTGCTTCTCCCCAGCAGAGGCGGAGCTGAGCGGAAACACGCCCAGCGGCGGCGCCAGCCCCCACACGGGGAGCTGCACCCCGCCCACGTCCTCCCCGCCCCCCTGCGTGGCCACCCTGGGCCCCCAGGTGATACCGCGCAGGCACGCCCCCGCCGACGTGATCGCCAGGCAGGGCTCCTTCAGGGGCTTCCCAGCGCTCAGCCAGAAGACGTCTCCCTTCAAGCGGCAGCTGTCGCTGCGCATGAACGAGCTGCCCTCCACCGTGCAGCGCAAGTCCGACTTCCCCATCAAGAACTCGGGTGAGTCGGGGGCCTCGGCCTCCGCTGAGCCCCGAGGAGCCTTGGGGCCTCGGCCTCCGCTGAGCCCCGAGGAGCCTTGGGGCCTCGGCCTCCGCTGAGCCCCGAGGAGCCTTGGGGCCTCGGCCTCCGCTGAGCCCCGAGGAGCCTTGGGGCCTCGGCCTCCGCTGAGCCCCGAGGAGCCTTGGGGCCTCGGCCTCCGCTGAGCCCCGAGGAGCCTTGGGGCCTCGGCCTCCGCTGAGCCCCGAGGAGCCTTGGGGCCTCGGCCTCCGCTGAGCCCCGAGGAGCCTTGGGGCCTCGGCCTCCGCTGAGCCCCGAGGAGCCTTGGGGCCTCGGCCTCCGCTGAGCCCCGAGGAGCCTTGGGGCCTGGCTAACTGCTCTCTCATTTGTGCCCTCAGTCCCggaggtggaaggagaaggTGACAGCATCAGCTCGCTGTGCACCCAGATCACCTCGGCCTTCAGCGGCCCCCCCGAGGACCCCTTCTCCTCTGCACCCATGCCCAGAccggcttcctctcctcagtctcctggagcagcaggtgaggccTCATGCTGACAGGTGGGACTCGCTGTGCCCCGGGGGGCCCCTGCACTCCTGCTGATCACCATGATGATggttattatcatcatcatcatcatcatcatcctcatcctcattggAACGAGAGGGTTGATTGCTCTTCgcactgcctgcctgcctgtctgcctgtctgcctgtctgtctctctgcctgcctgcctgtctgtctctctgcctgcctgtctgcctgcctgtctgtctctctgcctgcctgtctgcctgcctgtctgtctctctgcctgcctgtctgcctgcctgtctgtctctctgcctgcctgcctgcctgcctgcctgtctgtctgacgcTGCTGCTGGGTTAGCCTTTTATGTCCAGGCCCCTCCCACATTTCTGCTGTACGTCAGGACAGTTGAACTTTGTGAAAGGAAACGTCCAGAGATGTTAGAGCTCATGTTCAGGTTCACTCCTACGTCTGTGACTCCACcctcatccatcaatccatccatccatccatcatccatccatcatccatccatccatcatccatccatccatccatcatccatccatccatcatccatccat
Above is a genomic segment from Takifugu rubripes chromosome 2, fTakRub1.2, whole genome shotgun sequence containing:
- the numb gene encoding protein numb homolog isoform X3; this encodes MNKLRQSFRRKKDIYVPESSRPHQWQTDEEAVRSGKCSFGVKYLGHVEVEESRGMHICEDAVKRLKTDRKFFKGFFTKAGKKAVRAVLWVSADGLRVVDDKTKDLILDQTIEKVSFCAPDRNFERAFSYICRDGTTRRWICHCFMAMKDSGERLSHAVGCAFAACLERKQKREKECGVTATFDANRTTFTREGSFRVTTATEAAEREEVMRQLQDAKKEAELSGNTPSGGASPHTGSCTPPTSSPPPCVATLGPQVIPRRHAPADVIARQGSFRGFPALSQKTSPFKRQLSLRMNELPSTVQRKSDFPIKNSVPEVEGEGDSISSLCTQITSAFSGPPEDPFSSAPMPRPASSPQSPGAAGGHWSSAAPVIVAPPPSSPAGPSHKRTPSEADRWLEEVSKSVKAPQHNAAAPPAQPFPPHVPSVPAVAFVPSLPAPVPTLPPRQPAFQAPAPAPLPMANGLPFAPPSVPVVGITPSQMVANVFGSVTQPLPFPAPTSTTPQHDVPAAGHVSPFIKPPPPSASPRASNGGVAFNGADGWAAHGRLAPSSPAVQPPPTAPG
- the numb gene encoding protein numb homolog isoform X4 yields the protein MNKLRQSFRRKKDIYVPESSRPHQWQTDEEAVRSGKCSFGVKYLGHVEVEESRGMHICEDAVKRLKTAGKKAVRAVLWVSADGLRVVDDKTKDLILDQTIEKVSFCAPDRNFERAFSYICRDGTTRRWICHCFMAMKDSGERLSHAVGCAFAACLERKQKREKECGVTATFDANRTTFTREGSFRVTTATEAAEREEVMRQLQDAKKEAELSGNTPSGGASPHTGSCTPPTSSPPPCVATLGPQVIPRRHAPADVIARQGSFRGFPALSQKTSPFKRQLSLRMNELPSTVQRKSDFPIKNSVPEVEGEGDSISSLCTQITSAFSGPPEDPFSSAPMPRPASSPQSPGAAGGHWSSAAPVIVAPPPSSPAGPSHKRTPSEADRWLEEVSKSVKAPQHNAAAPPAQPFPPHVPSVPAVAFVPSLPAPVPTLPPRQPAFQAPAPAPLPMANGLPFAPPSVPVVGITPSQMVANVFGSVTQPLPFPAPTSTTPQHDVPAAGHVSPFIKPPPPSASPRASNGGVAFNGADGWAAHGRLAPSSPAVQPPPTAPG